The genomic segment CGATATTGTGCGTCGACGTTAGCCTAAATTAATTCGGCATGCAACTCTCTCGAGTGCGTGCCCGTGATGCGGGCTTGGACCAAATCCCCCAATTTGAGGTTCTCACTTTTAAGGCGGGCTCGCCAAGCGCCGCGGGTTTTTCCTCGGAAAACGCCGTCTCCCTTGTCGTCTTCCACCAATATTTCCTGAACGGTTCCGATGAGTTTCGCGGCTTTTCCGGTTCCTTGAGAGTCGGTGAGGGCCAAAAGTTCGTTAACGCGCGCCTCCTTGATCATTTCTGGAACTTCCTCTTTCATTTCAGCAGAGGCCGTTCCCGGGCGGGGTGAGTATTGAAAACAATAGGCCGAATCAAAATTCGCTTCTTGAACCAAAGTCAACGTTTGTTGAAAATCCGCGTTTGTTTCGCCGGGGAACCCCACAATGATATCGGTCGAAACCGCGATGTTCGGGATGGCGCGCCTCAAACGTTCAAGGCCGCGCATATATAGGTCGCGGGTGTAGTTTCGTTTCATTTTTCTGAGCATGTCGTCCGATCCTGATTGCACCGGCAAATGGATATGCTCACAGACTTTGGGGTTGGAGGACATGGAGTCGATGAGTTTGTCCGTTAAATAATAAGGGTGAGGGCTGATGAAACGAATTCGTTGTGTGCCGGGCACCGCGCACACGTCGGAGAGCAAATCCGCGAAATCGTAATGGGGTTTGGGGGCGTGGGACGGTTTATACGAGTTCACGGTTTGCCCCAACAACCAGATTTCTTTCGCGCCTTGTCCCACGCGATCGGCCACTTCCGCCAATATTTTTTCGATGGGCAAATAAATCTCTCGACCACGCACGGCGGGAACAATGCAATAGGAACAATTGTAGTTACATCCCCGCATGATGGTCACATATTGAACGACAGCGTTTGGTGTAGTCGGGGTTAACTCCGGAAGCGGAAGCGATTCTTCTTGGGTGGAGAGAATTCTTTCCAATTCTTTCGGGAATTGTTCGATGTCTTTGGCGCCGACGATAAGATCTATATAAGGGAAACGCTTCTTGAATTCATCCTTCGATCGTTCGGCCGCGCAGCCAGTCACAATCACGAGGCCTTGGGGATGGGCCATTTTCCATTCTTTAAGACGGCCTATAAAGGACGCGGCTTTGTGCTCCGCCAAATCGCGAACCGTGCAAGTGTTGACGAGGATCGCGTCGGCCGCCTCCTCGTTTTCCGTCGGCTGGAAGCCCCGCTCTTTCATGTGCCGGCCCATTTCATCCGAATCGGCAAAATTCATCTGACAGCCGAAAGTTTTTATGAGAAGTTTCATTTGTCTGGATAGATCTTTCTGAGCTCTGCAGCTTTCGACTCAGCGGGGCGTTCTTGGATACGAGCCTCCCAATAGAGTTTCATGATTGACTCCAACCACTCAAGTTTTAGTTGAGCGGACCAATCTTTGTACGCTAATTGAGCCTCTGGGTCAAAAAATTGAACCAATCGACGTGGGGCTCTCTCTTTGTCGTCCCATTCCTCTTTCACTTGTTGTAATTCCGTGAGATGTATTCAAGCCCGGCAATATCTTGAATATCTTGTGGACGACCGGATTTCTTCTTTAAGGTAATCAGGTCGTCCAATGCCACCATGAGATCAAGGTCAGCGGTCGCGCGAACAAATCCATGGAGAACGACAGCAACACCCCCCACAATCAAATATTGAATACCCGCCTTGGCAAAATCTTTAAAAAGATCTTCGTAAAAAGTCATTTCAAGAAATCCTTTTTTCTACGACTTCAAAACTGTGTAGGTGTTGGTCTTTTTGTCCCAGTTGATGTACCAACCGCCCTTTTTGTAGCGGCCCTTGTAAAGCTTGTTGTCGTTGGAACTGATGTAGTGGTCTTTGAAGTCGTAGACCTCTCCCAGACGGTAGGAATCAAATGTTTTTCCTCGGCCATTGAGCACAATGACTTCAACCAGGGGGCCCCATTTCGTGTCGCCC from the Elusimicrobiota bacterium genome contains:
- the miaB gene encoding tRNA-2-methylthio-N(6)-dimethylallyladenosine synthase, with the protein product MNFADSDEMGRHMKERGFQPTENEEAADAILVNTCTVRDLAEHKAASFIGRLKEWKMAHPQGLVIVTGCAAERSKDEFKKRFPYIDLIVGAKDIEQFPKELERILSTQEESLPLPELTPTTPNAVVQYVTIMRGCNYNCSYCIVPAVRGREIYLPIEKILAEVADRVGQGAKEIWLLGQTVNSYKPSHAPKPHYDFADLLSDVCAVPGTQRIRFISPHPYYLTDKLIDSMSSNPKVCEHIHLPVQSGSDDMLRKMKRNYTRDLYMRGLERLRRAIPNIAVSTDIIVGFPGETNADFQQTLTLVQEANFDSAYCFQYSPRPGTASAEMKEEVPEMIKEARVNELLALTDSQGTGKAAKLIGTVQEILVEDDKGDGVFRGKTRGAWRARLKSENLKLGDLVQARITGTHSRELHAELI